The nucleotide sequence CCGGGCGCATCAGCAGCCGGCTGACTTTGCGCAGGTGCAGGATGCCGATGATGTTGTTCGGGTCGCTGCGGTAGACCGGCAGGCGGGTGTGCTGGGAGGTGCGCATCAGGTTGAGGATGTCGTTGAGGTCGGCGTCGATATCGATGCCGATGATCTCGCTGCGCGGGATCATGATGTCCTCGACGGTGACTTTTTCCAGATCAAGGATATTCAGCAGCATCTTCTGGTGCCGCTTGGGGATGAGGCCACCGGCTTCGTTCACGACGGTGCGCAATTCCTCCGGGCTGAGGTCATCGGTGCCGGTGGGCTGTTCGCGCACGCCCAGCAACCGCAGCAGGCCATTGCTCAGGCCGCTGACGGCCCACACCAGCGGGGCGAACAATACCAGCAGCGGTTTCAGCAGCAGGCTGGCGGGGTACGCCACGGACTCTGGCTTGCGCGCGGCGAAGGTCTTCGGGGTCACTTCCGCGAAGATCAGCATGATGATGGTGAACACGATCGGCGCGACGGCGGCGCCGGTGTTGCCGAACCAGGCCAGCGCCAGCAGGGCGGCGATGGTGGCGGCATAGTTGTTGACGAAGTTGTTGCCGATCAGGATCACGCCGAGCAGGCGGTCGGTCCGGGACAGCAGCTTCTCTACACGGCGCGCCCCCCGGTGGCCGTGGCGGGCCAGGTGGCGCAGGCGGTAGCGGTTGATCGCCACCATGCCGGTTTCGCTGCCGGAGAAAAACGCAGAGGCAATGATCAGCACGATCAGAATGCCGATCAACAGAGCATCAGGAATATCAGCCAAGAGGGGGTAAGCCCAAGGTTGCAACAGGACCGCTATTGTCCGAACGCGGCTTCGGGGGTGTCAAGCCGGGCGATGCAGGATGTACTCCAGCACCAGTTGGGAGCCGAAGAAGGCCAGCAACAGCACCAGGAAACCGGCGATGGTCAGGCGCACCGCA is from Isoalcanivorax pacificus W11-5 and encodes:
- a CDS encoding HlyC/CorC family transporter — encoded protein: MIGILIVLIIASAFFSGSETGMVAINRYRLRHLARHGHRGARRVEKLLSRTDRLLGVILIGNNFVNNYAATIAALLALAWFGNTGAAVAPIVFTIIMLIFAEVTPKTFAARKPESVAYPASLLLKPLLVLFAPLVWAVSGLSNGLLRLLGVREQPTGTDDLSPEELRTVVNEAGGLIPKRHQKMLLNILDLEKVTVEDIMIPRSEIIGIDIDADLNDILNLMRTSQHTRLPVYRSDPNNIIGILHLRKVSRLLMRPEVNKAELLQFSVEPYFVPEGTPLHKQLINFQNARRRQGVVVDEYGDVLGLITLEDILEEIVGEFTTDLAASSQDILLQEDGSYMVDGTAHLREINRSLHWSLPTDGPKTLNGLILEHLQNIPESSTSLRIEDYLIEVMQVKDNMVKTARLRRREANGH